In Sebaldella termitidis ATCC 33386, one DNA window encodes the following:
- the cbiT gene encoding precorrin-6Y C5,15-methyltransferase (decarboxylating) subunit CbiT, which yields MYHIKDSEFLRGKVPMTKEEVRAVSIAKLDMKDTDICLDIGAGTGSVSIEMARFASKGKVYAIEEKQEAVELIKENMKKFRVSNIELITGKAPEDLNKVKADKIFIGGSGGNLDGIIRYSYEYLNIDGKIVLNFIVLENIFTALESLKKTGFQNIEITQMMISRNKTIKDFNMMVAENPIYIISAER from the coding sequence ATGTATCACATAAAAGACAGTGAATTTTTAAGAGGAAAAGTCCCTATGACAAAAGAGGAAGTAAGGGCTGTGAGCATAGCGAAGCTGGATATGAAGGATACTGATATCTGTCTGGATATAGGTGCGGGAACAGGTTCTGTATCTATAGAAATGGCACGGTTTGCCTCAAAGGGAAAGGTTTATGCCATAGAAGAAAAGCAGGAAGCAGTGGAGCTGATAAAAGAAAATATGAAGAAATTCCGTGTTTCCAATATTGAACTTATAACAGGCAAGGCTCCCGAGGATCTGAACAAAGTAAAAGCAGATAAGATATTTATAGGCGGTTCAGGAGGAAATTTAGACGGGATAATTAGATATTCATATGAATACTTAAATATAGACGGAAAAATTGTTTTGAATTTTATTGTTTTGGAAAATATTTTTACTGCACTGGAAAGCTTGAAAAAAACAGGATTTCAAAATATAGAAATAACTCAGATGATGATAAGCAGAAATAAAACAATAAAAGATTTTAATATGATGGTTGCAGAAAATCCAATATATATAATTTCAGCAGAAAGGTGA
- the cobI gene encoding precorrin-2 C(20)-methyltransferase → MKGKFYGVGVGVGDEEELTLKAVRILKEADILVLPEAKKSEGSTAFEIVKNYLREDAEKLFLEFPMLEDVKEKEKIRVENAKAIREELEKGKTVVFLTIGDPMIFSTYTYILEHLEETDVVETVPGITSFGSMASRLNIPLVIGDEDLKIVSLNKNTDIHKEIENNTNIVFMKLSRNFERLKKALEDTENLENSILISNCGKENEEIITDVANTEKVHYFSTLILKKGGLKKWKRFIS, encoded by the coding sequence ATGAAGGGAAAATTTTACGGAGTAGGCGTAGGTGTGGGTGATGAAGAGGAGCTTACACTAAAAGCAGTGAGAATATTAAAGGAAGCAGATATTCTTGTATTGCCTGAGGCTAAGAAAAGTGAAGGAAGCACGGCATTTGAAATAGTAAAGAATTATCTGAGAGAAGATGCCGAAAAGCTTTTTCTGGAGTTTCCAATGCTTGAAGATGTAAAGGAGAAAGAAAAAATCAGGGTGGAAAATGCAAAAGCAATCAGGGAAGAACTGGAAAAGGGGAAAACTGTAGTTTTTCTTACAATCGGCGATCCTATGATTTTCAGCACTTACACATATATTCTGGAACACCTAGAGGAAACTGATGTAGTAGAGACAGTTCCCGGAATTACATCATTCGGAAGCATGGCTTCAAGACTGAATATTCCGCTTGTAATAGGAGATGAGGATCTTAAGATAGTATCATTAAATAAAAATACAGATATCCATAAGGAAATAGAAAACAATACCAATATTGTTTTTATGAAGTTAAGCAGGAATTTTGAAAGGCTGAAAAAAGCATTGGAAGATACAGAAAACCTTGAAAATTCCATATTAATATCAAATTGTGGAAAAGAAAACGAGGAAATAATCACAGATGTGGCAAATACTGAAAAGGTTCATTATTTTTCCACTTT
- the cbiE gene encoding precorrin-6y C5,15-methyltransferase (decarboxylating) subunit CbiE yields MKKIRVAGLGPGNPDYILPAVRKAAEDSDIIIGGRRNIESIKELLEGKEIKYIDSRLAELAEYMKQNRMKKITVIVSGDPGFYSMLNYLENVFGREELEVIPGISSVQYMFARLGMHWYDAFVSSLHGKEFNFTEKLNDYNKMGLLTDSKFTPQRIAGELFKNKQNDVKIFVGENLSYENEKIWEFFPENLYDFDYKFGINVVVLVK; encoded by the coding sequence ATGAAGAAGATAAGGGTGGCAGGGCTCGGACCGGGAAATCCCGATTATATTCTGCCGGCAGTGAGAAAAGCGGCGGAGGATTCAGATATAATAATCGGCGGCAGGAGGAATATAGAAAGCATTAAGGAGCTTTTGGAAGGAAAAGAAATAAAATATATAGACAGCCGTCTTGCAGAACTTGCAGAATATATGAAACAAAACAGAATGAAAAAAATAACTGTAATAGTATCAGGTGATCCGGGATTTTACAGTATGCTGAATTATCTGGAAAATGTTTTCGGCAGGGAGGAACTGGAGGTTATACCCGGTATTTCTTCTGTGCAGTATATGTTTGCCAGACTTGGAATGCATTGGTATGATGCTTTTGTTTCCAGCCTTCATGGTAAGGAGTTTAATTTTACGGAAAAATTGAATGATTATAATAAGATGGGTTTATTAACAGACAGTAAGTTTACGCCGCAGAGAATAGCCGGAGAGCTTTTTAAAAATAAACAGAATGATGTAAAAATCTTTGTGGGGGAAAATTTGTCCTATGAAAATGAAAAAATATGGGAATTTTTTCCTGAAAATTTATATGATTTTGATTATAAATTTGGGATTAATGTAGTGGTGTTAGTGAAGTGA